The following proteins come from a genomic window of Gemmatimonas sp.:
- a CDS encoding zinc ribbon domain-containing protein has protein sequence MARSLDDLDRLAFRLSRTIRTQYPQLLALGFTLGDLEERLLPFREVRREMADAGTDAFEAALLRLVAGDRGYVMAEPALQSACRLALTFPSPTLSMVRAWATSTLQLKQSARAATDSGPGVCTEPPVGRRSSSGAVPTQPAYDPEHELFPAPRDGAAVVGRGHLAATVGDRTPERAAHAVPPCCRFCDNRLPQGRPVTYCPYCGMDLTKRHCAACSTELAVHWRYCVTCGRQG, from the coding sequence GTGGCCCGCTCGCTCGACGATCTGGATCGTCTGGCATTCCGTCTGTCCCGCACCATCCGCACCCAGTATCCGCAGCTGCTCGCGCTCGGGTTCACGCTGGGTGATCTCGAGGAACGGCTGCTGCCGTTCCGCGAGGTCCGCCGCGAAATGGCCGACGCTGGTACCGACGCCTTTGAAGCGGCGCTGCTGCGTCTGGTTGCCGGCGATCGCGGTTACGTGATGGCGGAGCCGGCGCTACAGAGCGCCTGCCGGTTGGCGCTGACGTTTCCGTCGCCCACCCTGTCCATGGTACGGGCCTGGGCCACGAGTACGCTGCAGCTCAAGCAGTCGGCGCGCGCAGCGACCGACAGCGGCCCTGGCGTCTGCACCGAGCCCCCCGTTGGCCGACGCAGCAGCTCCGGAGCGGTACCGACACAGCCCGCCTACGACCCGGAGCACGAGCTGTTTCCAGCACCCCGAGATGGCGCGGCTGTTGTCGGCCGCGGGCACCTCGCGGCAACCGTAGGCGACCGGACGCCGGAGCGTGCCGCGCACGCCGTCCCTCCGTGCTGTCGCTTCTGCGACAACAGGCTGCCCCAGGGGCGCCCCGTGACCTATTGTCCGTACTGTGGCATGGACCTGACCAAGCGTCACTGTGCGGCGTGCAGCACGGAACTGGCGGTGCACTGGCGCTACTGCGTGACTTGCGGTCGACAGGGGTAG
- a CDS encoding prepilin-type N-terminal cleavage/methylation domain-containing protein, with translation MTTLPVQRRRGFTLAEVMIALVLFGVVSGAAVAFLLAQTRGYRAISAQQTEVQSGRFTRDLLRMELRTAGTNVTEVQPIVVAANDSVIAFNTDLLTNDLDSSAFTGAVYVDTYASSADVGALPASSAITIPGTSPGVTYPLQDYTAVEGTFGPAELVIFRFVRDTTSTNASDVMITRQVNNRPPEIIATGLRRSGTTPFLRYWYDPNRYTNVTVGLDTVPRAWLPLAKTVAARGVAPDTGVAVTARIDQVRAVEVNYQLGRVAGSQAEPVRYLVAMPNTAAPRQSRACGRPPIAPASVTATWNVDSGAVFLSWPKATDDGGGESDAVRYVLWRQIVGAGSWGESLAGISTVAGSTTYNYRDGGVEEGLGRSYRYALAVQDCTPNVSSLTTSATVVVP, from the coding sequence ATGACCACCCTCCCCGTACAGCGCCGCCGTGGGTTCACGCTGGCCGAAGTCATGATTGCCCTGGTACTGTTCGGGGTGGTCAGCGGTGCTGCCGTCGCCTTCCTGCTCGCCCAAACGCGCGGCTATCGCGCGATTTCGGCCCAGCAGACCGAAGTCCAAAGCGGACGTTTCACGCGGGACCTCTTGCGCATGGAGCTGCGCACTGCGGGCACGAACGTGACGGAAGTGCAGCCCATTGTGGTGGCGGCGAACGACAGCGTCATCGCCTTCAACACCGACCTGTTGACCAACGACCTCGACTCCTCCGCGTTCACAGGCGCCGTGTACGTGGACACCTACGCCTCGTCCGCCGACGTCGGTGCCCTTCCCGCCTCCTCCGCCATCACCATTCCCGGCACCAGCCCCGGGGTGACGTATCCGCTGCAGGACTACACGGCGGTCGAGGGGACGTTCGGGCCGGCGGAGCTGGTGATCTTCCGGTTCGTGCGCGATACCACGTCGACGAACGCGAGCGACGTGATGATTACCCGGCAGGTGAACAATCGCCCGCCGGAGATCATCGCCACCGGGCTCCGGCGATCGGGGACCACGCCCTTCTTGCGCTACTGGTACGATCCGAACCGGTACACCAACGTAACCGTGGGCCTCGATACCGTGCCCCGGGCGTGGCTGCCGCTGGCCAAGACGGTGGCGGCGCGGGGCGTGGCTCCCGATACGGGGGTGGCCGTCACGGCACGCATCGATCAGGTGCGCGCGGTGGAGGTGAATTACCAGCTCGGGCGCGTCGCGGGCTCGCAAGCCGAGCCGGTGCGCTATCTCGTCGCCATGCCCAATACGGCGGCCCCGCGTCAGTCACGCGCCTGTGGCCGCCCCCCAATCGCCCCCGCCAGCGTTACGGCCACGTGGAACGTGGACAGCGGTGCCGTGTTCCTCTCGTGGCCGAAAGCGACGGATGACGGCGGCGGCGAGTCGGACGCGGTGCGCTATGTCCTGTGGCGACAGATCGTGGGGGCGGGCAGCTGGGGGGAATCGCTCGCCGGCATCAGCACGGTCGCCGGCAGCACCACATACAACTACCGGGACGGCGGCGTGGAAGAGGGGCTCGGGCGCTCCTACCGGTACGCGCTGGCCGTGCAGGACTGCACGCCGAACGTGTCTTCCTTGACCACATCTGCCACGGTGGTGGTACCATGA
- a CDS encoding sigma-70 family RNA polymerase sigma factor, producing MTTTESEIPPHDVDNDQDVISRVLAGERDAFALLIGRYSDPLYRHALGMTGSPDVAEDILQTSFIKAYHHLGEVRGRFDAWLFRIVANGCKDWLKNIRRAHLSYDEDDQPSGYASPDEDLDRTELRQDLDAALAQLAPSLREAFIMKHVEGRSYEEMADLLGTTVGALKMRVHRAREALQALLEEKYA from the coding sequence GTGACCACGACGGAATCCGAAATCCCACCACACGACGTCGACAACGATCAGGACGTCATTTCCCGGGTGCTCGCGGGAGAGCGCGACGCGTTCGCGTTGCTGATCGGTCGCTACAGTGATCCGCTGTATCGACATGCGCTCGGCATGACGGGCAGTCCCGACGTCGCCGAGGACATTCTTCAGACATCGTTCATCAAGGCCTATCACCATCTCGGTGAAGTCCGCGGACGATTCGATGCCTGGCTGTTCCGGATCGTTGCGAACGGGTGCAAGGACTGGCTGAAGAACATTCGGCGCGCGCACCTCAGCTACGACGAAGACGATCAGCCCTCCGGCTACGCGAGCCCCGATGAGGACCTCGACCGCACTGAACTGCGGCAGGATCTCGATGCAGCTCTCGCGCAGCTGGCGCCAAGCCTTCGGGAAGCCTTCATCATGAAGCACGTGGAAGGGCGCTCCTACGAAGAAATGGCGGACCTCCTGGGTACCACAGTCGGCGCTCTGAAGATGCGCGTGCATCGGGCACGTGAAGCACTTCAGGCCCTGCTCGAGGAGAAATACGCGTGA
- a CDS encoding prepilin-type N-terminal cleavage/methylation domain-containing protein, whose amino-acid sequence MTPPTVRRPRGGFTLVEVLVAMALLATLVIGLSMSTVLFSRAVVDSSGRARAQAIADMQINRALVWPSYGTLTSLAGAGYNGTIDGYALTTTVSVDSLSGRNRTSVVVNVTSSVPGRLPVPVVRSITIAAP is encoded by the coding sequence ATGACCCCCCCAACGGTCCGCCGTCCCCGTGGCGGCTTCACGCTCGTCGAGGTGCTGGTGGCGATGGCGCTGCTGGCGACGCTCGTCATCGGGCTCTCCATGAGCACCGTGCTGTTCTCGCGTGCCGTCGTAGACAGCAGCGGCCGCGCCCGTGCGCAGGCGATCGCCGACATGCAGATCAATCGGGCGCTCGTCTGGCCCAGTTACGGAACGCTCACCTCGCTCGCTGGCGCCGGCTACAACGGCACCATCGATGGCTACGCGCTCACCACGACGGTCAGTGTTGACAGCCTGAGCGGCCGCAATCGCACCTCCGTGGTCGTCAACGTGACGTCGTCGGTGCCCGGGCGGCTGCCCGTGCCCGTGGTTCGGTCCATCACCATTGCCGCCCCATGA
- a CDS encoding ArgE/DapE family deacylase produces the protein MPFPLSPLALTRALVAVDSRNPSLVPDGPGEREVALLLANVLEEWGFAVHVADVAPGRSNVVARIGPTGVAPLVLNGHLDVVGTDGMSHAPFVPEMRDGNLYARGATDMKGGIAAMCVAAARAAAAGPLSREVVIAAVCDEEFASIGTRALLADGLTAAAAIITEPTRLAVVPAHKGFAWITVHLQGRAAHGSRYDVGIDANRLAARFLMALEAFEQQELTRRTHPLLGRASVHAPLIAGGTGWSTYADECTVKLERRTLPGEQPDTVLREVQALLDQLHATDPAFRATCTLGGAQPPLETPASHALVTSVVQACRAHGLAGTIDGLSCWTDAALFAEAGIPALCFGPGDIARAHSSTEWVELEQLEQAAAILQRVITS, from the coding sequence GTGCCCTTCCCGCTTTCTCCCCTCGCGTTGACCAGAGCGCTGGTCGCGGTCGATTCCCGCAATCCGAGCCTGGTACCTGATGGTCCTGGGGAGCGGGAGGTGGCGCTGCTGCTGGCGAATGTCCTCGAGGAGTGGGGCTTCGCGGTGCACGTTGCGGATGTCGCCCCGGGGCGCAGCAACGTGGTGGCGCGCATTGGGCCAACGGGGGTGGCGCCGTTGGTGCTGAACGGGCATCTCGATGTCGTAGGCACCGACGGTATGAGCCACGCTCCCTTCGTCCCCGAGATGCGCGACGGCAATCTGTATGCCCGCGGCGCAACGGACATGAAGGGCGGCATTGCCGCCATGTGTGTAGCGGCGGCGCGCGCGGCGGCCGCCGGACCGTTGTCGCGCGAAGTCGTGATCGCGGCCGTGTGCGACGAGGAGTTTGCCAGTATTGGCACGCGCGCCCTGCTGGCTGACGGCCTGACGGCTGCCGCCGCCATCATCACGGAACCCACGCGCCTCGCCGTGGTCCCGGCCCACAAGGGATTCGCCTGGATTACGGTGCACCTGCAGGGGCGGGCGGCGCACGGCAGCCGCTACGATGTGGGGATCGATGCCAACCGGCTGGCCGCGCGTTTTCTCATGGCCCTCGAGGCCTTCGAGCAACAGGAGCTCACCCGGCGCACCCATCCGCTGCTGGGGCGCGCCTCGGTGCACGCGCCGCTGATTGCCGGCGGTACGGGGTGGAGCACCTATGCGGACGAATGCACCGTGAAACTGGAACGACGCACGCTGCCGGGTGAGCAGCCGGACACGGTCCTGCGCGAAGTGCAGGCGCTGCTCGACCAGTTGCACGCGACGGACCCCGCATTCCGCGCCACCTGCACGCTGGGTGGAGCCCAACCGCCTCTCGAAACGCCGGCGTCGCATGCCCTCGTCACGTCGGTCGTGCAGGCGTGCCGCGCGCACGGGCTTGCCGGCACCATCGACGGGCTGTCCTGCTGGACCGACGCCGCGCTCTTCGCCGAGGCCGGCATCCCGGCGCTCTGCTTTGGCCCCGGCGATATTGCCCGGGCGCATTCGTCCACCGAATGGGTGGAACTCGAGCAGCTCGAGCAGGCGGCAGCCATCCTGCAAAGGGTGATCACCTCCTGA
- a CDS encoding SusC/RagA family TonB-linked outer membrane protein, producing the protein MPHSPSASPRWRSMLVATLSVVGFVGSPQSASAQGAQPPATTPSRRARIAGVVTDVATKQPVAGVNIFLVGTPITATTGADGRYVIASAPTGIFNIEAKRLGFGAQRADNVRLIADNVTTINFSMSAAATRLNEVTVAGTMDPVSVAKSTISVDKITADNIPVPPTTSAAGALVGKVAGVAITRASGAPGSGVNIVVRTPISGITQDGVSPSPLFVVDGIFLNQGQSVTTQDIEAMDIESIEVIKGAAAASLYGSRAAAGVIAITTRRGRGLALGTNQFQVRAEQGTDQFQDRLDKNQYHPFRQDAQGNWLDANNAVVPRAQRALTPTGFMDQPFRGQTYNHAALFFRPGQFNTQQIQVQGNSAASNYNIAYTRNANPGILENNEGYLRHTLRLNVDSRVSEKLNVGVSMNHTRGVQDVSAPSFGNFYRIDTDVNLKERSPFPSTNGFPYVIVPDSVTLFENPLYTQFRADNVVTRSRTLLNANGVYRPTSWFSLSADANYDRGDNNQTTYTPRGTPLVTSSGGLSPSLGSLVENNAGNGGWIFTGTGSLTKGIGDLTVRLSQRGEARREANVSLTTTGTQFSTEGLKAMSQATVRTTTNSRTDYRVIGSITSLGLSFKERYIGDFLVRREGNSLFGRANRWNTFGRASAAWLLSEEGWFPFQNFNSFKLRYSYGVTGLNPGFSNQYESMSSDGTGAIRRGTLGNVNISPTYTKEEEIGLDVAYKSRLSGTLTYVRNTSRDVFVNVPAPAVTGYEVQVTNPAVLGGRIIEATIQGAILTNPKKLRWDVLLTADRASLSTGRFGRTCFQDDIQNKCDGIPVSQMWGMMNVENLSQLPAIHRNSQAQFDVNDEGYVVAVGAGNTWRDGVARNLWGTNVVIDGTTYRWGHPILRRAEDGTNFYGKIGDSNPGLKFGFQNNFRYKDFRLFVQTNGQIGGNVYAGSNQLLYASGDHPDVVQAGKPDELKKPITYYNAVAANNTLWMSRFVQSGTHINIAEVMFGYTLDATRWRTIERLGFSRMNLDLIGRNMRTFTGYTGLNVMNGSPTVRVDDTQYPMTRTLTGVVTLTF; encoded by the coding sequence ATGCCCCACTCCCCCAGTGCATCGCCGCGCTGGCGGTCCATGCTGGTCGCGACCCTATCCGTGGTAGGGTTCGTTGGCTCACCGCAGTCCGCCAGTGCGCAGGGCGCCCAACCGCCCGCCACCACTCCCTCCCGCCGTGCGCGCATCGCGGGCGTCGTGACCGATGTGGCGACGAAGCAGCCGGTCGCCGGTGTCAACATCTTTCTCGTCGGAACGCCCATCACGGCGACGACCGGCGCCGACGGGCGCTATGTCATCGCGAGTGCTCCCACGGGCATCTTCAACATCGAAGCCAAGCGGCTGGGGTTCGGCGCCCAGCGCGCGGACAACGTGCGTCTCATCGCCGACAACGTCACGACGATCAACTTCAGCATGTCGGCCGCTGCCACCCGACTGAATGAAGTGACCGTGGCCGGCACGATGGACCCGGTGTCGGTGGCCAAGTCCACGATTTCGGTGGACAAGATCACGGCGGATAACATTCCCGTGCCGCCGACCACGTCGGCGGCGGGCGCCCTCGTGGGCAAGGTGGCCGGTGTGGCCATCACCCGCGCCAGTGGCGCGCCGGGATCAGGCGTGAACATCGTCGTGCGCACCCCCATTTCCGGCATCACGCAGGACGGCGTGTCGCCATCTCCGCTGTTCGTGGTGGACGGCATCTTCCTCAATCAGGGGCAGAGCGTCACCACGCAGGACATCGAGGCGATGGACATCGAGTCCATCGAAGTCATCAAGGGGGCCGCCGCCGCGTCGCTGTACGGGTCGCGAGCCGCCGCCGGCGTCATTGCCATCACCACGCGACGCGGCCGCGGACTCGCGCTGGGCACCAACCAGTTTCAGGTGCGCGCGGAACAGGGTACCGACCAGTTTCAGGACCGGCTCGACAAGAACCAGTACCACCCCTTCCGGCAGGATGCCCAGGGGAACTGGCTCGACGCCAACAACGCGGTCGTGCCCCGCGCGCAGCGCGCGCTCACGCCCACCGGCTTCATGGACCAGCCGTTCCGCGGGCAGACGTACAATCACGCGGCGCTCTTCTTCCGCCCCGGCCAGTTCAACACCCAGCAGATCCAGGTGCAGGGCAATAGCGCGGCGTCGAACTACAACATTGCGTACACGCGGAATGCCAACCCGGGCATCCTCGAGAACAACGAAGGCTACCTGCGTCACACGCTGCGCCTCAACGTGGATTCCCGCGTGAGCGAAAAGCTCAACGTGGGCGTGTCCATGAATCACACGCGCGGCGTGCAGGATGTCTCGGCCCCCTCCTTCGGCAACTTCTATCGCATCGATACCGATGTGAACCTGAAGGAGCGGTCGCCGTTTCCCTCGACGAACGGGTTCCCGTACGTCATCGTCCCCGACTCGGTGACGCTGTTCGAGAACCCGCTGTACACGCAGTTCCGGGCGGACAACGTGGTCACCCGCTCCCGCACGCTGCTCAACGCGAACGGCGTCTACCGCCCCACGTCGTGGTTCTCGCTGTCGGCCGATGCCAACTACGATCGCGGCGACAACAACCAGACCACCTACACGCCGCGTGGGACCCCACTGGTAACCTCCAGCGGCGGCCTGTCCCCCAGCCTCGGCAGCCTGGTGGAGAACAACGCCGGCAACGGTGGCTGGATCTTCACCGGCACCGGCTCGCTCACCAAGGGGATCGGCGACCTCACGGTGCGTCTGTCACAGCGCGGCGAAGCGCGCCGGGAAGCGAACGTCAGCCTCACCACCACCGGCACGCAGTTCTCCACGGAAGGACTCAAGGCCATGTCGCAGGCCACGGTGCGCACCACCACCAACAGCCGCACCGACTACCGCGTGATCGGTTCCATCACGAGCCTTGGCCTCAGCTTCAAGGAACGGTATATCGGCGACTTCCTTGTGCGCCGCGAAGGCAACTCGCTCTTCGGACGGGCCAACCGCTGGAACACCTTCGGCCGCGCCTCTGCCGCCTGGCTGCTGAGTGAGGAAGGCTGGTTCCCGTTCCAGAACTTCAACAGCTTCAAGCTGCGCTACAGCTACGGCGTCACGGGACTCAATCCCGGCTTCTCGAACCAGTACGAGTCGATGAGCTCCGACGGCACCGGCGCCATTCGCCGCGGTACGCTGGGGAACGTGAACATCTCGCCCACGTACACCAAGGAAGAGGAGATCGGGCTCGACGTGGCGTACAAGTCGCGCCTCTCTGGCACGCTCACATACGTGCGCAACACCAGCCGCGATGTGTTCGTGAATGTGCCGGCGCCCGCCGTCACCGGCTATGAGGTCCAGGTCACCAACCCGGCGGTGCTCGGCGGACGCATCATCGAGGCCACCATTCAGGGGGCGATCCTCACCAACCCGAAGAAGCTGCGCTGGGATGTGCTCCTCACCGCCGACCGGGCGTCGCTGAGCACGGGGCGCTTCGGCCGCACCTGCTTCCAGGACGACATCCAGAACAAGTGCGACGGCATCCCCGTGAGCCAGATGTGGGGAATGATGAACGTCGAGAACCTGTCGCAGCTTCCGGCCATCCACCGCAACTCGCAGGCCCAGTTCGACGTCAACGACGAGGGCTATGTGGTGGCCGTGGGCGCCGGCAACACGTGGCGCGACGGGGTGGCCCGGAATCTCTGGGGCACCAACGTGGTGATCGACGGCACCACCTATCGCTGGGGGCACCCGATTCTGCGCCGCGCGGAGGATGGGACCAACTTCTACGGCAAGATCGGGGACTCCAACCCCGGTCTCAAGTTCGGCTTCCAGAACAACTTCCGGTACAAGGACTTCCGGCTCTTCGTGCAGACCAACGGTCAGATCGGTGGCAACGTGTACGCCGGCAGCAACCAGCTGCTGTATGCGTCGGGCGACCACCCGGACGTGGTGCAGGCCGGCAAGCCAGACGAGTTGAAGAAGCCGATCACGTACTACAATGCGGTCGCGGCGAACAACACCCTCTGGATGAGTCGTTTCGTCCAGAGCGGCACGCACATCAACATCGCCGAAGTCATGTTCGGGTATACGCTGGACGCCACCAGGTGGCGCACCATCGAACGGCTCGGTTTCAGCCGCATGAATCTCGACCTCATCGGGCGCAACATGCGCACGTTCACCGGCTATACGGGGCTCAACGTGATGAACGGCTCCCCCACGGTTCGCGTCGATGACACCCAATACCCGATGACCCGCACCCTCACGGGTGTGGTCACGCTCACGTTCTGA
- a CDS encoding carboxypeptidase-like regulatory domain-containing protein: MSRPMTVLRSSLVLLLGAAVAQAQPRPQVVTPDARPDMLVGTVVNAIGRPMADVEVYLARTERSTRTDARGVWRVLNPPVGAHVVVARQFGYVPYMREVIIGSGTPDSVDLLLRRYPTTLSPVEVRARSNRSAAEADVVADRLTQLKANAGRLFTRAQILEQKPYSLAELIQGVPGILVRRGQGEIVATSLRGGAAIGGGGGSQCELQFFLDITPLDNAGAASIDPLSVRSVEVYPQNVLLPGLPQRADKCGFIVVNSLRR, encoded by the coding sequence ATGTCCCGCCCGATGACTGTGCTCCGCTCGTCGCTGGTGCTGCTGCTGGGCGCCGCCGTGGCACAGGCCCAGCCCCGTCCCCAAGTCGTCACCCCCGACGCCCGCCCCGACATGCTCGTGGGGACCGTGGTCAATGCCATCGGTCGTCCCATGGCCGATGTCGAGGTCTATCTTGCGCGCACCGAGCGAAGTACCCGGACCGACGCCCGTGGCGTCTGGCGCGTACTCAACCCGCCGGTTGGCGCCCATGTCGTGGTGGCGCGCCAGTTCGGCTATGTGCCCTACATGCGCGAAGTGATCATCGGCAGCGGGACCCCGGATAGCGTGGACCTGTTGTTGCGGCGGTATCCCACGACGCTCTCCCCGGTGGAGGTGCGCGCGCGATCCAATCGGTCGGCCGCCGAAGCGGACGTGGTGGCAGACCGGCTCACCCAGCTCAAGGCCAACGCCGGACGCCTCTTCACGCGGGCGCAGATTCTGGAGCAGAAGCCGTATTCGCTCGCCGAGCTGATTCAGGGGGTGCCCGGCATCCTCGTGCGCCGGGGGCAAGGGGAGATCGTGGCGACATCATTGCGTGGTGGAGCGGCGATCGGTGGCGGGGGCGGCTCCCAGTGCGAGCTGCAGTTCTTCCTCGACATCACGCCGCTGGACAATGCCGGCGCCGCGTCCATCGACCCGCTCAGCGTGCGCAGTGTCGAAGTGTATCCGCAGAACGTACTGCTCCCGGGACTGCCGCAACGCGCCGACAAGTGCGGCTTCATTGTGGTGAATTCGCTGCGCCGCTGA
- a CDS encoding type II secretion system protein — protein MPHVRSHRPGFSMIEILLVIAIIGITATLVLPRVRFDNARVDTAARTIDLVIMAAQRDAVSRQHNVLVVFDTAGGILRTVWDANQNQRAEDSERTRVSPLPDQIEVARPPGVSALAGDSTSALAGVPDDRGPMLLVQRSGSTDRAATFYLTTTRSMLPDETVREVRAVQVSRATGRSAWYTWTGSQWKRAP, from the coding sequence ATGCCCCATGTCCGTTCACACCGCCCTGGCTTCAGCATGATCGAGATCCTGCTCGTGATCGCGATCATCGGCATCACGGCAACCCTCGTGCTGCCACGGGTACGCTTTGACAATGCGCGCGTGGATACCGCCGCGCGCACCATCGATCTGGTCATCATGGCCGCTCAGCGCGATGCGGTGAGCCGTCAGCACAACGTCTTGGTGGTGTTCGATACGGCCGGGGGAATACTGCGGACGGTGTGGGACGCGAATCAGAATCAGCGTGCGGAAGATTCCGAACGTACACGGGTCTCCCCGCTGCCCGATCAGATCGAGGTGGCGCGGCCCCCCGGGGTGAGTGCGCTGGCGGGCGACAGCACGTCGGCGCTGGCGGGGGTGCCGGATGATCGAGGCCCCATGCTGCTCGTGCAACGATCCGGATCGACGGACCGCGCCGCCACGTTCTACCTCACCACCACCCGCAGCATGCTGCCCGATGAAACAGTCCGGGAGGTGCGCGCAGTGCAGGTGTCGCGCGCGACGGGTCGCTCGGCGTGGTACACATGGACTGGCAGTCAGTGGAAGCGCGCCCCATGA
- a CDS encoding CoA transferase, giving the protein MEPLPLSGIRVLDLSRVLAGPLCTMMLGDLGASVLKVERPGLGDDTRGWGPPFADDGQSAYFRSVNRNKLSLTADFALHDDRDLVLALIAEADIVVDNFLPGSLARSGIDADALLAACPRLIWCTIAGFGVDSLRPGYDFVVQAESGWMAIAGEPLGDPIKSGVAMVDVTTGKDAAIGILAALVARERAGGVALPPERRRVQVTLQSSAVAALANVAQNTLVSGREAERWGNAHANLVPYQLFRAADRPFVLAVGSDAQWVAAMRAVGRSELADDPTLRTNAGRLQQRTAVVTRLAELFATRPADHWIAALTAAGVPCGVVRSAREAVLEQLRAHDLGITEAARTGLPPLWNGRVRFAPPQHGEHSVTVRENGWHAFARAE; this is encoded by the coding sequence ATGGAGCCACTTCCGCTCTCGGGTATTCGTGTGCTCGATCTCTCGCGTGTCCTCGCCGGTCCGCTCTGCACCATGATGCTCGGCGATCTCGGGGCGTCCGTGCTCAAGGTCGAGCGACCCGGACTGGGCGATGACACGCGTGGCTGGGGGCCGCCTTTCGCCGACGACGGCCAATCGGCCTACTTCCGCAGCGTCAATCGCAACAAGCTGTCGCTGACGGCCGACTTTGCGCTCCACGACGACCGCGACCTCGTGCTGGCGCTCATTGCCGAGGCCGATATCGTGGTGGACAACTTTCTGCCCGGTTCGCTCGCTCGAAGCGGTATCGATGCTGACGCCTTGCTGGCTGCATGTCCGCGGCTCATCTGGTGCACCATTGCCGGATTCGGGGTCGACAGCCTGCGCCCAGGATACGACTTCGTGGTCCAGGCGGAGTCGGGCTGGATGGCCATTGCCGGCGAACCCTTGGGGGATCCCATCAAATCCGGGGTGGCCATGGTCGATGTGACCACCGGCAAGGACGCGGCGATCGGCATTCTGGCCGCCTTGGTGGCGCGCGAGCGAGCTGGGGGGGTGGCGCTGCCGCCCGAGCGCAGGCGTGTGCAGGTGACCCTGCAGTCGAGCGCCGTGGCGGCGCTGGCCAACGTGGCGCAGAACACGCTGGTGAGCGGTCGTGAGGCCGAGCGGTGGGGAAACGCCCACGCGAACCTCGTGCCGTATCAGCTGTTCCGCGCGGCCGATCGCCCCTTCGTGCTGGCCGTCGGGAGCGATGCGCAATGGGTGGCCGCGATGCGGGCGGTGGGGCGCTCGGAGTTGGCGGATGACCCGACGCTGCGTACCAACGCCGGGCGCCTGCAGCAGCGCACCGCTGTGGTGACCCGGCTCGCGGAGCTCTTCGCGACCCGGCCTGCCGATCATTGGATCGCCGCGCTGACCGCGGCCGGCGTGCCGTGCGGCGTCGTGCGATCGGCGCGGGAGGCGGTGCTGGAGCAGCTCCGGGCACACGACCTCGGCATCACCGAGGCGGCCCGCACGGGCTTGCCACCATTGTGGAATGGCCGAGTTCGCTTCGCGCCACCGCAGCATGGCGAACACAGCGTTACCGTGCGGGAAAACGGGTGGCACGCCTTCGCGCGCGCCGAGTGA
- a CDS encoding ribonuclease H — protein MTARYPLVAVYADESCLGNGQSGATPGGLGALVEFRKADGTVSRFDLWASEPTTTNNRMALRSVIDSYAAMSRKGNRLSVQFTTDSRYIVDGMTSWVRGWMARGWKRKDGAVENVELWQEAVDAIALHETQWCWVKGHAGHPQNEYANHLATRAAAAQDASDGLVASQFNAWLQAQGPKVRAQALSPFPVAERFVPAPPLPARSAVRP, from the coding sequence ATGACGGCGCGCTATCCGCTGGTGGCGGTCTACGCCGACGAATCATGCCTGGGAAACGGCCAGAGCGGTGCCACCCCCGGCGGTCTTGGCGCCCTCGTGGAGTTTCGCAAGGCCGACGGCACCGTGTCCCGCTTTGACCTGTGGGCGTCGGAGCCCACGACCACCAACAACCGCATGGCGCTGCGGTCGGTGATCGACAGCTATGCCGCGATGTCGAGGAAAGGGAACCGCCTCTCCGTGCAGTTCACGACCGATTCCCGCTACATCGTGGATGGCATGACCAGTTGGGTACGCGGCTGGATGGCGCGCGGCTGGAAGCGCAAGGATGGCGCGGTGGAGAACGTGGAGTTGTGGCAGGAGGCCGTCGACGCCATCGCCCTCCACGAGACGCAATGGTGCTGGGTGAAGGGACATGCCGGGCATCCGCAGAACGAATACGCCAACCATCTGGCGACGCGGGCAGCAGCGGCGCAGGATGCCTCCGACGGGCTCGTGGCGTCGCAGTTCAACGCCTGGCTGCAGGCGCAGGGGCCCAAGGTGCGGGCACAGGCGTTGTCGCCATTTCCGGTGGCGGAACGGTTCGTTCCAGCGCCGCCGTTACCAGCGCGTTCCGCGGTGCGTCCATAG